The sequence below is a genomic window from Vicinamibacteria bacterium.
GTGCGGCGGGGGACGCCGACCTGCGCACGGTCCTCTCCCCGGACCCGATCGCGCCCACCGTGTTCCGGCTCCCCGCGCCGCGGCCCCTGGACGCCATCACCCTCGTGGCGGGACTCGAGGGGCCGCGGCTCCTCCGGAGCATGGACGTCGAGGTGAGCACGGACGGCGTCGCCTTCGACACCGTGGCCCGCCGGCGGCGGCGGGAGGAGCAGGACGACCTACGCTGGGTGAACGGCCACCCGCAGTACCTCCTCGACCACGACCTCCTGGCCATCCCGCTGGGCGGCCGGCGGGTGGCCGCGCTCCGGATCACGCCCTACGTGTCCTCCGATCCCTGGGGTCTGGCCGAAGTCCTCTTGCACCCCGCCGAGGATCGGGCCCGGCAGCAGGCCTGGGACGAATGGCTCGATCCCAACCTGGACTGGCCCGCCCGCGCGCGCGCCCTTTTCGCGCACCCGCGGCCCGACCGGGAGGACTGGTACTACCGCATGCTCCTGGCCGGCCGCCACTGAAGCGCCCTCGGTTCCGGACTCAAGCGAGGCGGCGCGCAACCTCCGCGTAGGCCGCGCGCACCTTCTCCTGGTAGCGGGCGGGGCTGTACTCCCGGTCGATCAGCTCCTGGCCGCGGCGCGCGCGGGCGGCGGCCTCGGCGGGATGGTCCAAGGCCTGGCGGATGCCGGCCGCCAAGCCGTCCGCGCTCGGCTCCACCAGGAAGGCCAGCGAATCGTCCAGGAGCTGGGTGTGGGTGGGGATGCGCGTGGCCACCAGGGGCCGCCCCGAGGCCAGGTAGGTGAAGATCTTGAAGGGGGTATTGGCGCCCTGGCGGCGGGGAGAGGCGAGGACATCGGTCAAGGCGAGGAACAGGGGCAGGGTGGAGGGCGGGCGCGGGCCCGCGAACACGCAGCTCCCCCTGACGCCCGCCGTCACGGCCCGCGCCCGCAACGCCTCGATCTGCGCCGCCTCTCCGCCCATGAAGACGAACCGAGCTTCCGGGATGCGCGCGGCGGCGTCGACCAGAAGGTCGACGCCCTGATAGGGCTCCAGGTTCCCCGAGTAGAGGACGACCGGGGCCGTGCTCAGGCCCAGCTCGCGCCTCAGGGCCTCCACCGCTTCGCGCGCGGGCGCGTCGGAGGCGTCCACGAGGGGAGGGTCCTCCACCTGGAAGACGGGCACGCCCGGGGCCTGGGCGCGCACGCCCTCGGTCAGGCTCCGGCACACCGTGACCACGACCGCCGCCCCCCGAAGGGCGAAGCGCTCGAGGACCTCGGCTGCCCACGGCAGCGGGCCGCGGGCGGCGAAGCCCGAGTAGCGGAGCTGGTCGGGTATGGACGAGTCCACATCCGCCACCAGGGGGAGCCCAAAGAGGCGCGCGAAGGGAGCGGCCAGGTGCGCGGCCTCTTCAACCGCGTGCACCACGTCGTAGCCTCCCCTGGCCATGCGCCAGACCGCCTCGCCCAGGAAAGGTACGTCCAGCGCCATCTTGGCCAGGGATGGGCCGGCCCTCACCCGTCCCACCGGGAGGCGAAGGCTCCGACGGTGGTTGAGGCCGGGCACGTCCACCGGGTCTCCCTGGGGGAATGTGAGCAAGTCCACTCGGTGCCCGAGGCGGACGAGGGCGCGCACCATGGCGAGCACGGCGAGCGGGGTGCCGCGCACCTCGAAAAACGGCTGGGGGGCAAGAAAGAGAATGCGGAGCCGCTTTCCATCCGGTTCCGGGGCCCCGGCAGTCTCGGACATCACTGGGGAAGGGCGGACGGACGCCGCGATCCTTTCGCACCCCGCGCGAACCCGGGATGACGACCGGGGTCGCGCCCGGGCCGACCCGGCGGGTTCCGGGGCCCCTCGGCCACTCCTCAGTGACTCAGAAAGCGTTCCGCGTCCATGGCCGCCATGCAGCCGCTCCCGGCGGCGGTGACCGCCTGCCGGTAACGGTGATCCTGGACGTCGCCGGCGGCGAAGACGCCGGGCACGCTCGTGGCCGTGGTGCCTTCATGGGTCAGGAGGTAGCCGTTCTCGTCCGTCTCCAGCTGGCCTTTGAAGAGGGCGGTGTTGGGCACGTGGCCGATGGCCATGAAGATCCCGCCGCAGGCCACCTCGCTGACCGCCCCCGCCTTCACGTCGCGGAGGGTGACCCCCGTCACCCCCTTCCCGTGCCCGCCCAGGATCTTCTCCACCACGCTGTTGAGGATCCAGCCAATCTTAGGGTTCTTCCGCGCCTTCTCGAGCATGATGCGGGAAGCCCGGAACTCCTCGCGCCGGTGGACGATAGTGACCTTGCTCGCGAACTTAGTCAGGAAGGTGGCCTCTTCCATCGCGGTGTCGCCCCCTCCCACCACCAGGACGTGCTTGTCCTTGTAGAAGAAGGCGTCGCAGGTGGCACAGGCGGAGACCCCGCCGATCCGGGTCCGGAACTCGAGCTCTTCGGGCAGGCCCAGCCAGCGCGCGGTCGCCCCGGTGGCGATGATCAGGGTCTCCGTGCGAACGGTCCCCTCCGCGAGCGTGAGGAGGAACGGGCGCTCGTGCAGCGCCACCGCCTTGAGGGCCCCCGTTCGGAACTCGGTTCCGAAGCGCTCCGCCTGCTTTCGCATCCGCTCCATGAGATCGGGCCCCAGGATGCCTTCCGGAAAGCCGGGGTAGTTATCCACGTCGCTGGTGAGCATGAGCTGGCCCCCGGGGATGTCGGTGGGGTCGTCCCCCCCGCCCCCCTCCACGACCAGGGGTGCTAGATTCGCCCGGGAAGCATAGAGGGCGGCGGTCAGGCCGGCGGGGCCAGACCCCAAGATCGTGACCTTGAACTCCTGTTGCTCGGACATGAGGTGCTCGTGATCCTCGTTTCTCGGGTGAAGACCCGACTCTCCAGTATAACGTCGCGAGGGCCGGACCTCTGAGTCTCCCGTCGGGAGGGGCGGGCTGCGCCGAGACGGCCCACCCGGCGGGCGGGCACCGTCCCACATGTTCCGCCCGAGTGGGGCGCGCCGCCCATCAAGGCTGACGCCGCTCCGGGGTTGGAAAATTCTTGCAGTCTTGGCGCAGGTTGCCCTACACTCCGGTCACGCAACAGGAAAACCAGGCTTTGAACGCCACCGTATTCAACTCGGTGATTTCGCGCCGTTCAATTTGGCTCAACCAGAAGCGACGGGCCATCGGAGTTCCTGCGGGGTCAGGGTGTCTTCAGGCTCAGGGAGCATACCAGGGAAGCGGGGGAGAACGATGAAACGAATCTGGTTAGGTCTTGCCTGCTGTCTGTTTTTGCTCACGCCCAGGACCTCGTGGCCCCAGGCGTCGTCGAGCACGGGACGCATCGAAGGCACAGTCATGGACGCCACGGGGGGGACGGTCGCGGGGGCCAAGGTGGCGGTCCGGAATTCCGCAACCGGGATCTCAAAACAGCAGACCACCGATAGCGGCGGGCACTTCATCTTTCCCAACCTGTCTCCCGGGGCCTACGACGTCTCGATCGAAAAAGAAGGATTCAGCTCCGCTTCCCTGAAGGGCTCGGTCACGGTTGGAACGACCACTAGCCTGCACGCCGTGCTCGCGGTGGGCAACATCCAGACCCGGGTGGAGGTCGAGGCCAGCCAACCGCTCGTCGACCCCAGGACGTCCTCGGTGAGCGCTCTCATCGGCCAGGAGACGATCGGAACCCTGCCCTTGAATGGGCGTAACTTCGTCGACTACGTCCTCTTGACTCCAGGTGCCACCACGGACGGCGATTTCGGAATGGTCAGCTTCAACGGCATCGCCGGGAACTTCAACAACTACTCCGTCGACGGCGCCAACGACAACAACGCGTTCTTCGCGCAACAGATCGGGCGCGGAACCATCCCCTTCCAGTTCAGCGAGGACGTCATTCAGGAGTTTCAGGTCACGAGCAACGGGTTCCAGGCGGAGTTCGGCCAGGCGGGCGGCGGCCTCGTCAACTCCGTGACCAAGAGCGGTGGCAACGATGTTCACGGCGACGCCTACTACTACTTCCTCGATTCCTCCCTCAATGCGAATGACGCCATCAACAAGGAGCGCGGCATCCCCAAGCCCGCCAACCGGCGACAGCAGTTCGGCGCCAGCCTCTCCGGCCCCCTGATCAAGGGCAAGTTGTTCTATTTCGTGAACTACGAGGGGCAGCTTCGCAACGAGCCCGTGACCGTAAACAACTCGCCTGCCTTGAATGGTCTGCCCCCCGA
It includes:
- a CDS encoding glycosyltransferase family 4 protein, translating into MSETAGAPEPDGKRLRILFLAPQPFFEVRGTPLAVLAMVRALVRLGHRVDLLTFPQGDPVDVPGLNHRRSLRLPVGRVRAGPSLAKMALDVPFLGEAVWRMARGGYDVVHAVEEAAHLAAPFARLFGLPLVADVDSSIPDQLRYSGFAARGPLPWAAEVLERFALRGAAVVVTVCRSLTEGVRAQAPGVPVFQVEDPPLVDASDAPAREAVEALRRELGLSTAPVVLYSGNLEPYQGVDLLVDAAARIPEARFVFMGGEAAQIEALRARAVTAGVRGSCVFAGPRPPSTLPLFLALTDVLASPRRQGANTPFKIFTYLASGRPLVATRIPTHTQLLDDSLAFLVEPSADGLAAGIRQALDHPAEAAARARRGQELIDREYSPARYQEKVRAAYAEVARRLA
- the trxB gene encoding thioredoxin-disulfide reductase — protein: MSEQQEFKVTILGSGPAGLTAALYASRANLAPLVVEGGGGDDPTDIPGGQLMLTSDVDNYPGFPEGILGPDLMERMRKQAERFGTEFRTGALKAVALHERPFLLTLAEGTVRTETLIIATGATARWLGLPEELEFRTRIGGVSACATCDAFFYKDKHVLVVGGGDTAMEEATFLTKFASKVTIVHRREEFRASRIMLEKARKNPKIGWILNSVVEKILGGHGKGVTGVTLRDVKAGAVSEVACGGIFMAIGHVPNTALFKGQLETDENGYLLTHEGTTATSVPGVFAAGDVQDHRYRQAVTAAGSGCMAAMDAERFLSH